A genomic region of Leptolyngbya sp. NIES-2104 contains the following coding sequences:
- the leuB gene encoding 3-isopropylmalate dehydrogenase encodes MTQQYCITLLPGDGIGPEIMSVAVRVLKTIGEKFDLNFEFQEALIGGSAIDATGEPLPAATLETCKQSDAVLLAAIGGYKWDALPRHQRPETGLLALRSGLQLFANLRPATILPQLIDASTLKREVVEGVDIMVVRELTGGIYFGQPRGVFTTETGEKRGVNTMAYTESEIDRIGRVAFETAQKRSKRLCSVDKANVLEVSQFWRDRMIALSAEYPDVELTHLYVDNAAMQLLRAPKQFDTIVTSNLFGDILSDAAAMLTGSIGMLPSASLGASNPGVYEPVHGSAPDIAGQDKANPLAQILSAAMMLRYSFNQAEAATHIEQAVLKVLDQGYRTGDIMSEGKTLVGCQAIGDAIVAAL; translated from the coding sequence ATGACACAGCAGTATTGCATCACACTTCTTCCCGGTGACGGCATTGGACCTGAAATCATGTCGGTCGCCGTCCGTGTCCTCAAAACCATCGGTGAAAAATTTGATCTCAATTTCGAGTTTCAAGAGGCTTTAATCGGCGGATCTGCGATCGATGCCACAGGTGAACCGCTCCCCGCTGCGACACTTGAAACCTGTAAACAAAGTGATGCTGTGCTACTCGCTGCGATCGGCGGTTACAAATGGGATGCTCTCCCACGTCATCAGCGACCTGAAACGGGATTGTTAGCACTACGATCGGGCTTACAGTTATTCGCGAATCTTCGCCCTGCAACCATTCTTCCACAGTTAATTGATGCTTCCACATTGAAACGCGAAGTCGTGGAAGGGGTCGATATCATGGTCGTACGCGAATTAACGGGCGGAATTTATTTCGGACAACCACGAGGAGTATTTACCACCGAAACAGGCGAAAAACGCGGTGTGAATACAATGGCATACACCGAATCAGAAATCGATCGTATCGGACGAGTCGCGTTTGAAACAGCACAAAAGCGATCGAAGCGTCTTTGCTCGGTCGATAAAGCGAATGTGTTGGAAGTCTCGCAGTTTTGGCGCGATCGTATGATTGCTCTCTCGGCTGAGTATCCCGATGTTGAATTGACGCATCTTTACGTGGATAACGCAGCGATGCAACTCCTTCGCGCTCCAAAACAGTTCGATACGATCGTGACTAGCAATCTGTTCGGAGATATTCTCTCGGATGCGGCTGCAATGTTAACAGGAAGCATCGGCATGTTACCATCTGCCAGTTTAGGTGCCTCGAATCCGGGCGTTTACGAGCCTGTTCACGGTTCTGCTCCAGACATTGCGGGACAAGATAAAGCAAATCCACTAGCACAGATTCTCAGTGCTGCGATGATGCTGCGCTATAGTTTCAATCAAGCGGAAGCTGCAACCCATATCGAGCAAGCGGTTTTGAAAGTGTTAGATCAGGGCTATCGTACCGGAGATATTATGTCTGAGGGTAAAACGCTTGTGGGATGTCAAGCGATCGGAGATGCGATCGTTGCCGCACTGTAG
- a CDS encoding TerB family tellurite resistance protein: MPAIISLILPVILPSVSAIFSAIVPFAMMALGSLLGFAVSRVGQLPKYIKILILLYQDSAPDSQTRKYLTTALLILGSILTFMAHSFIPFTGVPFIGMVTAPIALLVAIVVALATLDLVSNLNEDHVRNFKTIHANGDFQSMQDDMLTLKVDMGDSWVDLTRKIQTVFEKAMPQIEALGQELAKDGRDLSQEINKCFSYQLVELAVYFNGETGSKITLGESEIAAVRESLEPWQKVGTSLFAGSVAGIGSGMIASNAATAAFMPAAWWTPVATQLPGALRAAIGMKTVVGASSYGLLTVGAPIALGLAIGAGTFGVTMYAFNQMEARNLSSFLADVILASLPMVKADGVFDEEEKTAINQLLANPQIQDHDRQRVRAVMSNISTFEDVIHQNLLSEKNSDKADIKRKLLLSLTWEIAKADGKIAESEQLLHDRMAKILQVDSQTVHEIRRLIAPKILAASTNSPVQVEANLQKESAVAG, translated from the coding sequence ATGCCAGCAATCATTTCCTTAATTTTGCCTGTGATCCTACCCTCAGTCAGTGCAATTTTTTCTGCGATCGTGCCGTTTGCGATGATGGCACTGGGGAGCCTGTTAGGATTTGCAGTGTCTCGTGTGGGTCAATTGCCAAAATACATCAAGATTCTAATTCTGCTCTACCAAGATTCAGCACCAGATTCGCAGACTCGTAAATATCTCACTACTGCTTTGTTAATTTTAGGCAGCATTCTCACATTCATGGCTCATTCTTTCATTCCATTCACGGGCGTTCCGTTCATCGGGATGGTCACGGCTCCGATCGCGTTGCTTGTCGCGATCGTGGTTGCATTAGCCACCTTGGATCTAGTGAGCAACCTGAACGAAGACCATGTGCGAAATTTCAAGACAATTCACGCGAATGGCGACTTTCAATCAATGCAAGACGATATGTTGACCCTGAAGGTGGACATGGGCGATTCTTGGGTCGATTTGACAAGGAAAATTCAGACCGTCTTTGAGAAAGCAATGCCGCAAATCGAGGCTTTGGGACAAGAACTTGCTAAAGACGGAAGGGATTTGTCTCAAGAAATCAACAAGTGTTTTAGTTATCAGCTTGTTGAATTAGCGGTTTATTTTAATGGTGAAACTGGCAGCAAGATTACGCTGGGAGAATCAGAAATTGCAGCCGTGCGAGAAAGCTTAGAGCCTTGGCAAAAAGTAGGAACGTCGCTGTTTGCTGGAAGTGTTGCAGGAATCGGCAGCGGTATGATTGCGTCTAACGCTGCAACTGCCGCTTTTATGCCTGCTGCTTGGTGGACTCCAGTAGCGACACAACTGCCCGGAGCGCTTCGAGCGGCGATCGGCATGAAAACTGTGGTGGGTGCTTCGAGTTATGGATTGTTGACCGTTGGGGCACCGATCGCATTAGGACTTGCAATTGGGGCTGGAACATTTGGAGTCACGATGTATGCGTTCAATCAAATGGAAGCCCGAAATTTGAGTAGCTTTCTTGCAGATGTGATTTTGGCATCGTTACCGATGGTGAAAGCCGATGGAGTGTTTGACGAAGAAGAAAAAACTGCGATCAATCAATTGCTGGCAAATCCTCAAATTCAGGATCACGATCGACAACGGGTTCGAGCAGTGATGAGCAACATTTCTACGTTTGAGGACGTTATTCATCAGAATTTGTTGAGCGAGAAAAACTCTGACAAGGCGGACATCAAGCGGAAATTGCTGCTGTCTCTGACTTGGGAAATCGCGAAAGCAGATGGCAAAATTGCGGAATCGGAGCAATTGTTGCACGATCGAATGGCAAAAATCTTGCAAGTTGATTCACAAACCGTGCATGAGATTCGGCGGTTAATTGCGCCTAAAATTCTAGCGGCTTCAACGAATTCACCAGTTCAGGTGGAGGCGAATCTTCAGAAAGAGAGTGCAGTTGCTGGATAG
- the ileS gene encoding isoleucine--tRNA ligase: protein MTATEPGSYKNSVNLPQTKFDMRANAVKREPELQKFWAEQQIYEHLSQENPGEVFILHDGPPYANGALHIGHALNKILKDTINKYQLLKGRKVRYVPGWDCHGLPIELKVLQTLKPEERRQLTSLSLRQKARDFAIDTVAQQATSFKRYGVWGDWEHPYLTLKPEYEAAQISVFGQMVLKGYIYRGLKPVHWSPSSKTALAEAELEYPEGHTSRSLYAAFEVLNLSKDLQMPLDPFLGELGVAIWTTTPWTIPANLAVSVNPELVYAVVEVGENAPGRFKYLIVAKDLVDRLSEVLGTSLEVKATMMGRLLEHCTYRHPLFDRVSEIVIGGDYVTTESGTGLVHTAPGHGQDDYLVGQRYGLPILSPVDDDGNFTEEAGQFQGLNVLGDGNPAVIEALQEARSLLKEEPYQHKYPYDWRTKKPTIFRATEQWFASVEGFRDEALQAIASVQWVPAQGENRITSMVAERSDWCISRQRSWGVPIPVFYDEETGKPLLNEETIAYVQAIVAEKGSDAWWELSIEELLPEKYHGKNYRKGTDTMDVWFDSGSSWAAVVEQRSELRYPADLYLEGSDQHRGWFQSSLLTSVATQGQAPYKTVLTHGFTLDEQGRKQSKSLGNVVDPMIVIEGGKNQQQEPPYGADILRLWVSSVDYTTDVPIGKNILKQMSDVYRKIRNTARFLLGNLHDFDPAKDAIAYEQLPELDRYMLHRITEVFDEIQDSFETYQFFRFFQTVQNFCAVDLSNFYLDIAKDRLYISSLNAERRRSCQTVLAIALENLAKSIAPVLSHMAEDIWQYLPYKTPYKSVFEAGWVKLDDQWRNSDLAQKWEQLRDIRGEANKVLEQARTDKAIGSSLEAKLLLFVADPALRSELQSLNPSDSLKGNHVDELRYLFITSQVELSDRLPEAKYTAQSEGLSIGVVNAEGEKCDRCWNYSTHVGESTEHPLLCERCVPAIEGH, encoded by the coding sequence ATGACTGCGACAGAACCCGGTTCATACAAAAACAGCGTGAACCTGCCCCAAACGAAGTTTGATATGCGTGCCAATGCCGTCAAACGTGAGCCTGAACTGCAAAAATTCTGGGCAGAGCAACAGATTTACGAACACCTGTCGCAAGAGAATCCGGGTGAGGTGTTTATTCTGCATGACGGACCGCCTTATGCGAATGGTGCGCTGCATATCGGTCACGCCCTGAATAAAATCCTCAAAGATACGATCAATAAGTATCAATTGCTAAAAGGGCGAAAGGTGCGCTACGTGCCGGGATGGGATTGTCATGGATTACCGATCGAGCTAAAAGTCCTGCAAACCCTCAAGCCCGAAGAACGGCGGCAGTTGACTTCATTATCGCTGCGGCAAAAAGCGCGAGATTTCGCGATCGATACGGTTGCCCAACAAGCGACCAGCTTCAAACGCTACGGTGTTTGGGGCGATTGGGAGCATCCTTATCTGACGCTGAAACCTGAATACGAAGCGGCTCAAATCAGTGTGTTTGGGCAAATGGTGCTCAAAGGTTACATCTATCGTGGATTAAAGCCGGTTCACTGGAGTCCTAGCTCTAAGACAGCACTGGCGGAAGCAGAATTAGAGTATCCAGAGGGTCATACGTCTCGGAGCTTGTACGCAGCGTTTGAAGTGCTGAATCTGTCGAAAGATTTGCAGATGCCGCTCGATCCGTTTTTGGGTGAGTTGGGTGTGGCAATCTGGACGACGACACCTTGGACAATTCCGGCAAACTTAGCTGTGAGTGTGAACCCGGAGCTAGTTTATGCCGTGGTGGAAGTTGGAGAGAATGCACCGGGACGATTTAAGTATCTGATCGTGGCGAAAGATTTGGTCGATCGCTTATCTGAAGTTCTTGGTACTTCGCTCGAAGTCAAAGCGACGATGATGGGTCGATTGCTGGAGCATTGTACGTATCGACATCCATTGTTCGATCGCGTTAGTGAAATCGTAATTGGCGGCGATTATGTCACCACTGAATCCGGGACAGGTTTAGTTCATACGGCTCCAGGTCATGGTCAAGATGACTATTTAGTGGGACAGCGATATGGATTGCCGATTTTGTCTCCGGTTGATGATGATGGCAACTTTACCGAAGAAGCAGGACAGTTCCAGGGCTTGAATGTGTTGGGTGATGGAAATCCTGCGGTGATTGAAGCACTGCAAGAGGCTCGATCGCTGCTCAAAGAGGAACCTTACCAACATAAATATCCGTATGATTGGCGCACGAAAAAGCCGACGATCTTTCGTGCGACTGAACAATGGTTTGCCTCGGTGGAAGGTTTTAGAGATGAAGCATTGCAAGCGATCGCCTCAGTGCAATGGGTTCCAGCACAGGGCGAGAATCGGATCACATCCATGGTGGCTGAGCGATCGGATTGGTGTATCTCTCGTCAGCGCAGTTGGGGCGTTCCGATTCCGGTGTTTTATGACGAGGAAACTGGAAAACCATTGCTAAACGAAGAAACGATCGCATATGTGCAAGCGATCGTAGCTGAGAAAGGTTCTGACGCTTGGTGGGAATTGTCGATCGAAGAACTTTTACCCGAAAAGTACCACGGTAAGAACTATCGCAAAGGAACCGACACCATGGATGTCTGGTTCGATTCTGGATCATCTTGGGCGGCAGTTGTGGAACAGCGATCGGAATTGCGATATCCCGCTGATCTCTATCTCGAAGGGTCAGATCAACATCGCGGTTGGTTCCAGTCCAGTTTGCTGACGAGTGTTGCAACTCAGGGACAAGCTCCTTACAAAACGGTGTTAACTCATGGTTTTACCTTGGATGAACAAGGACGCAAACAAAGTAAATCCTTGGGCAATGTCGTTGATCCAATGATCGTGATCGAAGGTGGTAAGAATCAACAGCAAGAACCGCCTTACGGTGCGGATATTCTGCGCTTGTGGGTGTCATCGGTGGACTACACGACAGATGTGCCGATCGGTAAAAACATTCTGAAGCAAATGTCAGATGTGTACCGCAAGATTCGCAACACTGCACGATTTTTGCTAGGGAACTTACACGACTTTGATCCAGCGAAAGATGCGATCGCTTACGAGCAGTTACCAGAACTCGATCGCTATATGCTGCACCGAATCACCGAAGTATTTGACGAAATCCAAGACTCGTTTGAAACTTATCAGTTTTTCCGCTTCTTCCAGACGGTTCAGAACTTCTGTGCGGTCGATTTGTCAAACTTCTACCTCGACATTGCTAAAGATCGGTTGTACATCAGTTCACTCAATGCAGAACGTCGTCGCAGTTGTCAGACGGTGCTCGCGATCGCGCTTGAGAACTTAGCCAAATCGATCGCGCCTGTTCTGTCACACATGGCAGAAGATATCTGGCAGTACTTACCCTACAAAACACCTTATAAATCAGTGTTTGAAGCAGGTTGGGTGAAGCTTGACGATCAATGGCGTAATTCAGATCTCGCTCAGAAGTGGGAACAATTGCGCGATATTCGCGGAGAAGCTAACAAAGTACTAGAACAAGCACGAACCGATAAAGCGATCGGGTCTTCACTCGAAGCAAAATTATTGTTGTTCGTGGCTGATCCAGCTTTGCGATCGGAGCTTCAATCGCTCAATCCATCGGATAGTTTGAAGGGGAATCATGTGGATGAATTGCGCTATCTGTTCATCACTTCGCAGGTTGAACTGAGCGATCGATTACCTGAAGCAAAATACACGGCTCAATCCGAAGGGTTAAGTATTGGTGTTGTGAACGCAGAGGGTGAGAAATGCGATCGCTGTTGGAACTATTCGACTCATGTTGGTGAATCGACAGAGCATCCATTATTGTGTGAACGGTGTGTTCCTGCGATCGAAGGACATTAG
- a CDS encoding nitrate reductase associated protein: MSPFFQFESDFVDSLRCVPMIVRFKLDTCGVKLKLHQWNKFTEHDRHQTVERPCTTADEIQHYHDFLHDLIKQRTGETATDLAIDPAPPWTDPTTVPESVQTKATDIGIQITVAQWESLAPIQRFVLIKLSRSAHENANFLPAVKEFQLV, encoded by the coding sequence ATGAGTCCTTTCTTTCAATTTGAATCTGATTTTGTTGATTCGCTGCGCTGCGTTCCGATGATTGTTCGATTCAAGCTCGATACATGCGGCGTGAAGTTAAAGCTGCATCAATGGAATAAGTTTACAGAACACGATCGCCATCAAACCGTCGAGCGACCTTGCACAACAGCAGATGAGATTCAGCACTATCACGATTTTTTGCACGACTTGATCAAACAGCGAACGGGAGAAACAGCGACGGATTTAGCGATCGATCCTGCTCCCCCGTGGACTGATCCGACGACAGTTCCTGAGAGTGTGCAAACCAAAGCAACAGACATTGGTATACAAATTACAGTCGCGCAATGGGAGTCGCTTGCGCCGATTCAACGATTTGTATTGATTAAGCTCAGTCGATCGGCGCACGAAAACGCGAATTTTCTTCCGGCTGTGAAAGAATTTCAGTTGGTCTAA
- the trpC gene encoding indole-3-glycerol phosphate synthase TrpC yields MEIRRRRPNPAVAVQELRYQVKVPDSAPQNILEEIVWQKETEVDQLREKMPLLELQRKVKDLPAPKDFLAALKNSSTKPAVIAEVKKASPSKGVIREDFDPEAIAQSYQSGGATCLSVLTDTKFFQGSFENLAKIRAVVDLPLLCKDFIVYPYQMSWARLHGADAVLLIAAILSDKDLQYFLKIVKALEMTALIEVHTVEELDRVLTLDGVTLVGVNNRNLKNFEVDLKTTEDILRDRASALAEKNITIVSESGLYTAADLTRVSEAGATAVLIGESLVKQPDPGQALAQLLAG; encoded by the coding sequence ATGGAAATTCGTCGTCGTCGCCCCAATCCCGCTGTCGCTGTCCAAGAACTGCGCTATCAAGTCAAAGTACCAGACAGCGCTCCCCAGAATATTCTCGAAGAAATCGTTTGGCAAAAAGAAACCGAAGTCGATCAACTACGGGAAAAAATGCCGCTGCTTGAACTTCAGCGTAAGGTGAAAGATTTACCCGCACCAAAAGATTTCTTAGCTGCCCTGAAAAATAGCTCAACGAAACCTGCCGTGATCGCTGAAGTCAAGAAAGCATCACCCAGTAAAGGCGTAATTCGCGAAGACTTTGATCCAGAAGCGATCGCACAATCTTATCAATCCGGTGGCGCAACCTGTCTTTCTGTCCTTACCGATACCAAATTCTTTCAAGGCAGCTTCGAGAATTTGGCAAAAATCCGGGCGGTCGTTGATTTACCGCTGTTGTGTAAGGATTTCATCGTGTACCCGTATCAGATGTCTTGGGCGCGACTGCATGGAGCCGATGCCGTTTTATTGATTGCGGCAATTCTTTCAGATAAAGATTTGCAATACTTCCTCAAAATCGTCAAAGCTTTGGAAATGACTGCACTGATTGAAGTTCACACGGTAGAAGAACTCGATCGCGTTCTCACTCTCGATGGTGTAACGCTTGTTGGCGTGAATAATCGCAACCTGAAGAATTTTGAGGTGGACTTGAAAACCACAGAGGACATCTTGCGCGATCGCGCTTCAGCGTTAGCAGAAAAAAACATTACGATCGTGAGTGAATCCGGACTCTATACGGCAGCCGATTTAACCAGAGTTTCAGAAGCGGGAGCCACAGCCGTTTTAATCGGAGAATCGCTTGTCAAACAGCCTGATCCTGGACAAGCCCTGGCACAATTACTGGCGGGATGA
- a CDS encoding DUF938 domain-containing protein, whose amino-acid sequence MNDSDDRQYAPATQRNRDPILEVLHEVLPATGTVLEISSGTGEHAVFFAPRLAPRLWQPSDLNPVALASIAAWREVEPSENLAAPIAIDARDSVWNVEKPICAIVNINMIHISPWSACLGLMAGANRILPSGGILYLYGPYKQGGTHTAPSNAMFDESLQLQNPEWGVRNLEDVTAAAEDQELVLLKVVAMPAKNLSVVFQKR is encoded by the coding sequence ATGAACGACTCTGACGATCGACAATACGCACCCGCGACTCAACGCAATCGAGACCCCATTCTGGAGGTCTTGCACGAAGTCTTGCCCGCGACTGGAACAGTGTTAGAGATTTCTAGCGGGACTGGAGAACATGCTGTTTTCTTTGCGCCTCGGTTAGCTCCTCGACTGTGGCAGCCATCTGATCTCAATCCAGTCGCCCTAGCGAGTATTGCCGCATGGCGTGAGGTTGAACCGAGTGAAAATTTAGCCGCCCCGATCGCGATCGATGCGCGTGATTCGGTTTGGAATGTTGAAAAGCCGATTTGTGCGATCGTCAATATCAATATGATTCACATCTCGCCTTGGTCAGCGTGTTTGGGATTGATGGCGGGCGCAAATCGGATTCTGCCATCCGGTGGAATTTTGTATTTGTATGGTCCTTACAAACAAGGTGGAACGCATACAGCACCGAGTAATGCGATGTTTGATGAAAGCTTGCAGCTTCAAAATCCAGAATGGGGTGTGCGAAATTTAGAGGATGTGACTGCTGCGGCTGAAGATCAAGAATTAGTACTGCTAAAAGTGGTTGCAATGCCAGCGAAGAATCTATCGGTTGTGTTTCAGAAGCGTTAG
- the lpdA gene encoding dihydrolipoyl dehydrogenase, with product MAYDYDLVIVGAGVGGHGAALHAIDCGLKTAIIEAADMGGTCVNRGCIPSKALLAASGRVRELQNEHHLKSLGIEVGDVAFDRAAIANHAMSIVTKQREGLIGSLKRLGVDVIHGKARVAGEQKLIVATPEGEKTVTAEEIILAPGSIPFVPPGVQTDGKTVFTSDDAIKLESLPPWVAIVGSGYIGLEFSDVYTALGCEVTMIEGLDQLMPGFDPDIAKLAQRILIAPRDIETKVGVFAAKVIPGSPVTIELIDAKTKELVEVLEVDACLVAAGRIPFAKELGLESVNVELNRGYIPVNDKMQVLSEGKPVPHLWAIGDATGKMMLAHAASAQGVVAIENMCGREREIDYRSIPAAAFTHPEISFVGLTEPQAKELAKSEGFEVAVVRTYFKGNAKAIAEGESEGIAKIVYRKDTGEVLGAHIIGLHAADLIQEAANAIAKRESVRSLAFLVHTHPTLSEILDEAYKRAAVHA from the coding sequence GTGGCTTACGATTATGATTTGGTGATTGTCGGCGCGGGCGTGGGCGGTCACGGCGCGGCTCTTCACGCGATCGATTGTGGTTTGAAGACTGCAATCATTGAAGCGGCGGATATGGGCGGAACCTGCGTCAATCGAGGCTGCATTCCTTCTAAGGCACTCTTGGCAGCTTCCGGACGAGTCAGAGAGTTACAGAACGAGCATCATTTAAAGTCGTTGGGGATTGAAGTCGGGGATGTTGCCTTCGATCGAGCGGCGATCGCGAATCATGCGATGTCGATCGTGACCAAACAGCGTGAAGGCTTGATCGGTAGCCTCAAACGTTTGGGGGTCGATGTGATTCATGGAAAAGCGCGAGTGGCTGGAGAGCAGAAATTAATCGTCGCGACTCCAGAAGGCGAAAAGACCGTGACCGCAGAAGAAATCATTCTGGCTCCGGGGTCGATTCCATTCGTACCGCCGGGAGTTCAGACCGATGGAAAAACCGTGTTCACCAGCGATGACGCGATTAAGTTGGAATCGTTGCCGCCTTGGGTTGCGATCGTCGGTAGCGGCTACATCGGTTTAGAATTCTCCGATGTTTATACGGCGCTTGGTTGCGAAGTCACGATGATCGAAGGACTCGATCAACTGATGCCCGGATTTGATCCAGATATTGCAAAACTGGCTCAGAGAATTCTGATTGCGCCTCGCGATATCGAAACGAAAGTGGGCGTATTTGCGGCGAAAGTGATTCCGGGATCTCCGGTGACGATCGAGCTTATCGATGCCAAGACTAAGGAATTAGTCGAAGTGCTCGAAGTCGATGCCTGTCTCGTGGCTGCGGGTCGAATTCCGTTTGCGAAAGAGTTAGGGCTTGAAAGCGTCAATGTCGAACTCAATCGCGGGTACATTCCCGTGAACGACAAGATGCAAGTGTTATCCGAGGGCAAACCTGTGCCGCATTTGTGGGCGATCGGGGATGCGACCGGGAAAATGATGCTGGCTCATGCGGCTTCGGCTCAAGGAGTGGTGGCGATCGAGAATATGTGCGGTCGAGAGCGCGAAATCGATTACCGTAGTATTCCGGCAGCGGCGTTTACTCATCCTGAAATTAGTTTTGTCGGGTTGACTGAGCCGCAAGCGAAAGAACTCGCGAAATCAGAAGGATTTGAGGTGGCGGTGGTGCGGACGTATTTCAAAGGAAATGCAAAAGCGATCGCAGAAGGAGAATCCGAAGGAATCGCGAAAATCGTTTACCGCAAAGATACCGGAGAGGTGTTAGGAGCGCATATTATCGGGCTTCATGCGGCAGATCTGATTCAAGAAGCGGCGAATGCGATCGCGAAACGGGAATCAGTGCGATCGTTGGCGTTTTTGGTGCATACGCATCCTACGCTGTCTGAAATTTTGGATGAGGCATATAAACGGGCTGCGGTTCATGCGTAA
- a CDS encoding DUF5340 domain-containing protein, translating into MEPIPLPSHIHYELLLQLLERQTMFAVNAKQREQVQQLIIALRKALSQQKHLEGELDRLNIPIEYRWSLNSVEMPTEAVTLPSEPKH; encoded by the coding sequence ATGGAACCGATTCCTTTGCCATCGCACATTCACTACGAGCTGCTCTTACAACTGTTAGAACGTCAGACGATGTTTGCGGTCAATGCGAAACAGCGAGAACAAGTCCAGCAACTGATTATCGCCCTTCGCAAGGCACTCTCTCAGCAAAAACATCTTGAAGGCGAACTCGATCGATTGAATATTCCGATCGAATATCGCTGGTCACTCAACAGTGTAGAGATGCCGACCGAAGCCGTAACCCTGCCTTCAGAACCGAAACACTGA
- a CDS encoding phosphate-starvation-inducible PsiE family protein, whose amino-acid sequence MRRSLWKSLREGMKDNNFLHFLERIEGWVAKILSLMMLLVIFLSVFQLGRVLVAELTSISPYDYSTRVLFTIFGLFLNVLIAFEILENITAYLKKHVIQVELVIVTSLIAVARKIIILDLEKTAGIDLIALATAIFALSISYWIVRNVAPKSNH is encoded by the coding sequence ATGCGGCGTTCTCTGTGGAAATCATTGCGAGAAGGAATGAAAGACAACAATTTTCTCCATTTCCTCGAACGCATCGAAGGTTGGGTGGCAAAAATTTTGTCGCTCATGATGCTGCTCGTGATCTTTCTCTCGGTGTTTCAACTGGGCAGAGTTTTAGTAGCTGAGCTGACTTCGATTTCGCCGTATGACTATTCCACGAGAGTTTTGTTTACCATTTTTGGTTTATTTCTCAACGTTCTCATCGCGTTTGAAATTCTAGAGAACATTACCGCCTACTTGAAAAAGCACGTGATTCAAGTGGAATTAGTGATCGTAACTTCATTGATTGCGGTAGCTCGAAAGATCATCATTCTAGATTTGGAGAAAACGGCTGGGATCGATTTGATTGCACTGGCGACGGCGATCTTTGCGCTTTCTATCAGTTACTGGATTGTTCGGAATGTTGCTCCTAAAAGTAATCATTAA